The following are encoded together in the Sinorhizobium terangae genome:
- a CDS encoding RHE_PE00001 family protein, which translates to MTYETPDPLHPTLLPALIAAEDSLARLDERAGRHPVSEGFRERGQFFDAAAALWVAGELVHVEDLVLHDAHMDARAPSHELTIAHAVLRARRRLDLADRDWALTSAGLNALRGEGGVTEHNDRPVEGHRDIGLSDKEDEMDENPLAAEFAELDAAMARSRRLLDIHASGIADMEPAASAAAKASAEPLGQLGLLFEEDWDEERRLDAWRAVLSTADQLPASLGAAILFDAWDHIEPLRRQHWLGSLLVGAYLRFRGKVSSHVLAFNTGLKTIRHERRRSKDRLTRLLAFLEAMSVTADLGLKELDRLSLAKTQMEMRVRDRRSSSNLPGLIDLVLSRPIVSTALIARHVGVTPRSALNLVRELGVREMTGRGRYRGWGVL; encoded by the coding sequence ATGACATACGAGACCCCGGATCCGCTTCATCCAACACTGCTGCCGGCCCTGATTGCGGCGGAAGACAGCCTTGCGCGTCTCGACGAGCGGGCTGGTCGGCACCCGGTTTCGGAGGGGTTTCGCGAGCGTGGGCAGTTCTTCGATGCGGCCGCGGCGCTCTGGGTCGCCGGTGAACTGGTGCATGTCGAAGACCTCGTGCTGCACGATGCACATATGGATGCGCGCGCACCCTCCCATGAGTTGACGATCGCCCATGCGGTGCTGCGCGCCCGCCGCCGGCTGGATCTTGCCGATCGGGACTGGGCGCTGACGAGCGCCGGACTGAACGCGCTGAGAGGCGAGGGTGGGGTTACCGAGCACAACGATCGCCCCGTCGAAGGTCATCGGGATATCGGGCTTTCGGACAAGGAAGACGAAATGGATGAGAATCCGCTCGCCGCCGAATTTGCCGAACTCGATGCGGCGATGGCGCGCTCACGACGCTTGCTCGATATTCACGCGAGCGGCATCGCCGATATGGAGCCGGCGGCGTCGGCAGCCGCGAAGGCGAGCGCGGAACCCTTGGGCCAGCTCGGATTGCTGTTCGAAGAGGATTGGGACGAAGAGCGGCGGCTCGATGCCTGGCGTGCCGTGCTTTCGACGGCCGATCAGTTGCCAGCTTCTCTCGGGGCGGCAATTCTCTTCGACGCCTGGGACCACATCGAGCCGCTGAGGCGCCAGCACTGGCTCGGCTCGCTGCTCGTCGGAGCCTACCTGCGTTTTCGCGGAAAAGTGTCCTCGCACGTGCTGGCGTTCAACACCGGCCTGAAGACCATCCGCCACGAACGCCGCCGGTCAAAGGACAGGCTGACGCGGCTCCTTGCATTTCTTGAGGCGATGTCGGTGACGGCCGATCTCGGCTTGAAGGAACTCGATCGCCTTTCTCTGGCAAAAACGCAGATGGAGATGCGGGTCAGGGACCGCCGGTCCAGCAGCAATCTCCCTGGGTTGATCGATCTCGTTCTGTCGAGGCCGATCGTCTCGACGGCGCTGATCGCCCGCCATGTCGGTGTCACGCCGCGTAGCGCCCTCAATCTGGTCCGCGAACTCGGCGTGCGCGAGATGACGGGCAGGGGACGGTATCGCGGCTGGGGCGTGCTTTAG
- a CDS encoding glycosyl transferase, translating into MASVLAASGGVKQVICINWGTKYGPPFINRLYAMVARNITPPFTFTCFTDNRSGLRPEILCEDLPPLDVAMPVNSKGIWPKARLWGPKLGNLTGPVLFLDLDLVIVGSLDAFFQYGGADDVILARNQTTPFERLGQTSLFRFPVGKLVPLQEKFRADPQGVADEYSFEQRFVTRNAPGGVKLFPRRWVLHFRQDCRWPFPLNYFLAPRLPADGRVVIFPRNLLPQHAIDGQFGYKGRPASPLGHIRDLFSRDRRQKGVFGYLRHYIRPTPWVAEHWRE; encoded by the coding sequence ATGGCAAGCGTTCTGGCGGCAAGTGGCGGCGTCAAACAGGTGATATGCATCAACTGGGGCACGAAATACGGTCCGCCCTTCATCAACCGGCTTTACGCCATGGTGGCACGCAACATCACGCCGCCTTTCACCTTCACCTGTTTCACCGATAACCGCAGCGGCCTGCGTCCCGAGATCCTTTGCGAAGATCTGCCACCGCTCGATGTCGCGATGCCGGTGAACAGCAAAGGCATCTGGCCGAAAGCGCGGCTGTGGGGTCCGAAGCTCGGCAACCTCACCGGTCCGGTCCTGTTCCTCGACCTCGATCTGGTGATCGTCGGATCGCTCGATGCCTTCTTCCAGTATGGCGGGGCGGATGACGTGATATTGGCGCGTAACCAGACGACGCCCTTTGAACGCCTCGGACAGACGTCGTTGTTCCGGTTTCCGGTCGGCAAGCTCGTTCCGTTGCAGGAAAAGTTCCGCGCCGACCCGCAGGGCGTGGCTGATGAATACAGCTTCGAACAACGCTTCGTAACCCGCAACGCCCCGGGCGGCGTCAAACTCTTTCCGCGGCGCTGGGTTCTGCATTTCCGCCAGGATTGCCGCTGGCCCTTCCCGCTCAACTATTTCCTGGCACCGCGGCTGCCTGCCGATGGCCGCGTCGTGATCTTCCCCCGTAACCTCCTGCCGCAACATGCGATCGATGGGCAGTTCGGCTACAAGGGGCGTCCGGCGTCACCGCTTGGACATATCCGCGACCTGTTTTCGCGTGACCGCCGGCAGAAAGGCGTGTTCGGCTATCTGCGCCACTACATCCGTCCGACGCCATGGGTGGCGGAACACTGGCGCGAGTGA